A window of the Desulforapulum autotrophicum HRM2 genome harbors these coding sequences:
- a CDS encoding sigma-54-dependent transcriptional regulator, protein MKKERLSVEERAFFRMVYHAAFANPFSELRERLDLRIAGHFPGLDRGATADRYILEINRRIEHLDREGRGHLDAFRGQDRTIIKTVFLFDVFYKYRERFDLLIKEQIRSGDESVPVPFADQAMEMIRKRGIPEQEILHYFALSYQLRRAFFFISHSLVGNSQCMKTLRRNLWNNVFTNDIGLYDRYLWNRMEDFSTLILGETGTGKGTAAMAVGRSGYIPFDPGKKRFSVSFTRAFSSLNLSQFPETLLESELFGHRKGAFTGAVDDYQGVFDRCSPHGSILLDEIGEVSDHVQIKLLQVLQERSFTPVGSHVRSRFQGRVIGATNRSVSAIHRGEVFRDDFYYRLCSDIIEVPPLRERISQDSTELVDLLSFTVTRMTGTAPEELTSRVLRVINRELGSSYSWPGNVRELEQCVRRVVLRRSYEGRKESTKEEMGSTLIKGIQTGALSVPELVSGYCFLLYQRHGTYEQVAKQTGLDRRTVKKYIDAHKANGDTLR, encoded by the coding sequence ATGAAAAAAGAGCGGTTGAGTGTTGAGGAACGGGCCTTTTTCAGGATGGTATACCATGCGGCCTTTGCCAATCCCTTCAGCGAATTAAGGGAGCGGCTGGATTTAAGGATTGCCGGCCATTTTCCAGGGCTTGACAGGGGGGCAACCGCCGACCGCTATATCCTGGAGATTAATCGGCGGATCGAACATCTGGACCGGGAGGGGAGAGGTCATCTTGATGCGTTCAGGGGGCAGGACAGGACCATTATCAAGACGGTATTTCTGTTTGATGTGTTTTACAAGTACCGGGAGCGGTTTGACCTTCTTATTAAAGAGCAGATTCGTTCAGGAGATGAATCAGTGCCGGTTCCCTTTGCCGATCAGGCCATGGAAATGATTCGCAAAAGAGGCATCCCGGAACAGGAGATCCTCCACTACTTTGCCCTGTCCTATCAACTCAGACGGGCCTTTTTTTTCATTTCCCATTCCCTTGTGGGCAACAGTCAGTGCATGAAAACCCTTCGTCGCAACCTGTGGAATAATGTATTTACCAACGATATCGGGCTGTATGATCGTTACCTGTGGAACCGGATGGAGGATTTTTCCACCCTCATCCTTGGAGAGACAGGTACGGGCAAGGGAACCGCTGCAATGGCTGTGGGGCGGAGCGGTTACATCCCCTTTGATCCGGGGAAGAAACGATTTTCAGTCAGTTTTACCCGGGCCTTTTCCTCGTTGAATCTGTCCCAGTTCCCTGAAACCCTGCTGGAATCTGAGCTGTTCGGTCACAGGAAAGGGGCCTTTACCGGTGCTGTGGACGACTACCAGGGGGTGTTCGACCGGTGCAGTCCCCATGGGTCTATCCTGCTGGATGAAATCGGAGAGGTGTCTGACCATGTTCAGATCAAGCTTCTCCAGGTGCTCCAGGAGAGATCTTTTACCCCCGTTGGAAGTCATGTTAGATCCCGGTTCCAGGGCAGGGTCATTGGGGCCACCAACCGGTCTGTTTCTGCCATCCACCGGGGAGAGGTGTTCAGGGACGATTTTTACTACAGGCTATGTTCGGACATCATTGAGGTGCCACCGTTAAGGGAACGGATCAGTCAGGATTCCACTGAACTTGTGGATCTTTTGTCTTTCACTGTGACGCGAATGACAGGAACTGCCCCGGAAGAGCTTACCAGTCGTGTACTTCGGGTGATCAACCGGGAGCTGGGTTCCTCGTACTCCTGGCCTGGGAATGTCCGGGAGCTTGAGCAGTGTGTGAGAAGGGTGGTTCTGCGCAGAAGTTATGAGGGGAGAAAAGAGTCAACAAAAGAGGAAATGGGGTCAACCTTAATCAAGGGAATTCAAACCGGTGCGTTGTCGGTTCCAGAACTGGTCTCAGGCTATTGTTTCCTGCTTTATCAGCGTCACGGTACCTACGAACAGGTGGCTAAACAGACCGGGCTTGACAGAAGAACCGTAAAAAAATAT